One Setaria viridis chromosome 7, Setaria_viridis_v4.0, whole genome shotgun sequence genomic region harbors:
- the LOC117862824 gene encoding uncharacterized protein: protein MGKKGLASIFSRLIVDSTPSSSPAAGAATPPWPWPPCGTNPQTGSFRAGSGGEEPCCTTSAAAGASRGGAPATAGNNKLMARGAAPGEMYKTVNSVYLDDPAADVDFFSLAGDEVEEGDELLDDVDSFSTTTASEEWSEAVIRSLGRTSTDRFFFDPGPLPASNSILATAAPSPAEAKTATKTKTVTTPPDTDDDVDDAKPCAPSSKSLAEGSVAVAVDSGDPYGDFRASMEEMMSAHGLRDWAALEELLAWYLRINGKQHHHLIVGAFVDLLLGLASSSPSDTAAETSTTSSSSSGSRCTTSTSTSTAATTTSAAGDATTASATTLTTAAAAVEQCGGGNEAAACCSSSSSSCAAGPDVQDDVADEEEEEKAIE, encoded by the coding sequence ATGGGCAAGAAAGGCCTGGCCTCCATCTTCTCCAGACTCATTGTCGACTCCACCCCCTCCtcatcccccgccgccggcgcggcaaccccgccgtggccgtggccgcctTGCGGGACCAACCCGCAGACCGGCTCCTtccgcgccggctccggcggcgaggagccctGCTGCACGACGTCGGCAGCAGCCGGTGCAAGCCGGGGCGGCGCCCCTGCTACGGCCGGGAACAATAAGCTGATGGCCCGCGGGGCGGCGCCCGGCGAAATGTACAAGACGGTCAACTCGGTCTACTTGGACGACCCCGCCGCGGACGTCGACTTCTtctccctcgccggcgacgaggtggaggagggcgaTGAGCTGCTGGACGACGTCGACAGCTTCTCGACCACCACCGCGTCCGAGGAGTGGTCGGAGGCCGTGATCCGCAGCCTCGGGCGCACGTCCACCGACCGCTTCTTCTTCGACCCGGGCCCGTTGCCGGCGTCCAACTCCATCCTCGCGACGGCCGCCCCGTCCCCGGCGGAGGCGAAGACAGCGACAAAGACGAAGACGGTGACGACGCCGCCCGACACagacgacgacgtcgacgacgCGAAGCCGTGCGCGCCGTCGTCGAAGTCGCTGGCGGAGGGgagcgtggcggtggcggtggactCGGGCGACCCGTACGGCGACTTCCGCGCGTCCATGGAGGAGATGATGTCCGCGCACGGGCTCCGCGACtgggcggcgctggaggagcTCCTGGCCTGGTACCTCCGGATCAACGGcaagcagcaccaccacctcaTCGTGGGCGCCTTCGTGGACCTGCTCCTCGGCCTCGCGTCGTCCTCCCCCTCCGACACCGCCGCCGAGACGAGCacgaccagcagcagcagcagtggcagCCGCTGCACCACcagcacgagcacgagcacgGCGGCCACTACCACCAGTGCCGCTGGCGACGCAACCACCGCTTCTGCTACAACTTTGACGACCGCAGCAGCTGCGGTGGAGCAATGCGGCGGAGGAAACGAAGCCGCCGCATGttgctcctcgtcgtcgtcctcgtgcGCCGCCGGGCCCGACGTCCAGGACGACGTggcggatgaggaggaggaggagaaggcgatcGAGTAG
- the LOC117862945 gene encoding protein GL2-INTERACTING REPRESSOR 1: MSRGSGSGVRSARLELQLNLSPPAAVGMEVGQDDSDSSSPSSCVSSDGRSSSGGSPGSKSPMVIGACTRCLMYCMVAKKDYPTCINCKQPCLVDLLHGEAGGGGGKRK, encoded by the coding sequence ATGAGCCGGGGCAGCGGTAGCGGGGTGAGGAGCGCGAGGCTGGAGCTGCAGCTGAACCtgtccccgccggcggccgtgggGATGGAGGTCGGGCAGGACGACAGCGACTCGTCGTCTCCGAGCTCGTGCGTGTCGTCGGACGGGCGGAGCTCGAGCGGCGGCAGCCCCGGGAGCAAGTCCCCCATGGTGATCGGCGCCTGCACCCGCTGCCTCATGTACTGCATGGTGGCCAAGAAGGACTACCCGACCTGCATCAACTGCAAGCAGCCCTGCCTCGTGGACCTCCTgcacggcgaggccggcggtggcggcggcaagcgCAAGTGA
- the LOC117862969 gene encoding uncharacterized protein — protein sequence MSSSSARARRGGSLQFPVGRWRHVAVVDTGCGCRPRRATSRLLSQLPSFLRPSPKPPQQPPRSSSRSSSGFFPSSASTASSSAATFTTTHSSYSNYSAYSNSYSAAAASYAKPQHPTAASAEAPPPPASSHAAASRRRQQQGRRKKRYEKMGAAAGQDQEEDVGVAVEKESSDPRADFRESMVQMVVEMGLCGWDDLRCMLRRLLALNAPRHHAAILAAFAEVCAQLTAPPPHPAYHAYDYHYHY from the coding sequence atgtcgtcgtcgtcggccagggcgcggcggggcgggagcCTACAGTTCCCAGTGGGGCGGTGGCGCCACGTGGCGGTGGTCGACACCGGGTGCggctgccgcccgcgccgggcCACCTCGCGCCTGCTCAGCCAGCTGCCCTCCTTCCTCCGCCCCTCGCCCAAGCccccgcagcagccgccgcggagcagctcccgctcctcctccggcttcttcccgtcctccgcctccacggcatcctcctccgccgccaccttcacCACCACCCACTCCTCCTACTCCAACTACTCCGCCTACTCCAACTCCtactcggccgccgccgcctcctacgCCAAGCCGCAGCatccgacggcggcgtcggccgaggcgccgccgccgccggcgtcctcgcacgcggcggcgtccaggaggaggcagcagcaaggcaggaggaagaagaggtacGAGAAGATGGGCGCCGCGGCAGGACAGGACCAGGAGGAGGACGTCGGCGTGGCCGTGGAGAAGGAGTCCTCCGACCCGCGCGCCGACTTCCGTGAGAGCATGGTCCAGATGGTGGTAGAGATGGGGCTCTGCGGCTGGGACGACCTCCGCTGCATGCTCCGCCGCCTGCTGGCCCTCAACGCGccgcgccaccacgccgccatcctcgccgccttcgccgaGGTCTGCGCGCAGCTCaccgcgcccccgccgcaccCGGCGTACCACGCATACGACTACCACTACCACTACTGA